Part of the Eubacterium sp. 1001713B170207_170306_E7 genome, AAAGCGAAAGAATTCGAAAGGATGTGAGGTTTGGAAAACAACGCTTCGAATCGAAATATATGGCGATTCAATATTTTATTGAAAAAAAACAATGGAGCATCAACTGGATGTGCAGACAGTTGGAAATTTCACGCGCAGCTTATTACAAATGGCTGCACCGCTCAGTTCCTGAACGGGAGGCAGAGAATTTAAAGCTGGCAGAATTGATAAAAGAGTACGATGAACGTTTTTGCCGCATCTTAGGCTACCGGAGAATGACAAGTTGGATAAACCATTTCAATCATACGAACTATAGCAAGAACCGGATTCATAGGATTATGAAGAAACTTGGAATACATTCTGTTATTAGAAAAAAGAAGAAAACATACCATTCTTCCAAGCCGGAAGCTACTGCTGAAAATAAGCTCAAAAGAGATTTCAATGCAGGAAAACCTAATGAAAAATGGGCTACGGATGTAACAGAATTTAAAATTCCCGAAACCGGAAAGAAGTTGTATCTCAGCGCCATATTCGACCTTTATGACCGTTATCCAGTAGCTTATGTTATCAACCGGAGAAATGACAACAAGCTTGTATTTGATACATATGACAAAGCAGTGGAACAGAATCCGGAAGCCAGACCACTCTTTCACAGCGACAGAGGCTATCAGTATACGAGCAAGGTATTCCAGACAAAGCTTCAAGAACAGGGAATGGCTCAATCCATGTCACGTGTCGGACACTGTATTGATAATGGACCCACAGAAGGCTTGTGGGGAATTATCAAGTCTGAAATGTACTGTATGTATAAGATCACCGACGAAGGCTCTCTGTATTCTGCCATCCATGGATATATGAAATTTTATGCCAATGAAAGACCACAGGACAGATTTCATTGTAAAACACCATCTGAGGTAAGGCGGGAGGCACTGGCTTCAGAAGCAGCTATTCAGTACCCGATTTCTGAAAACAAACGGCTAGAAGCCTACAAAGCCAAATGGTGTGTATAACATAAATATCCGCCATATCTGTGTTCTGATATGGCGGATACCTATCGTTTTATTTTAGATATTTTACTTGTCTACTTGACAAGGGGCTGATCAATTCAGGAGGCTCTTCGTATTTTTTGAGGACGTTTCTGAGGCTTGCGCCGCCGCTTGGGATCAAGATCCTTTGCAAAGATCAGGCGCAGGGCCATGAGGATCATAATCAGCGTCAGGGGAGCGTATAGAAGCTTTTCTATGGGGTTGTCAGACATAAAATTACCGATGATGTTCAGCATATAATAGAGGCTCATAATCCAGAGAATGCTGTCGGCACTTTTTCGCAGGCCCTTTATGGGAAGGTAATTTAGCTTGAGCAGTATACCGAAAACAAACAGTAGAATGAAAAAGATAGCGATCCATTCAGAAATGACAACAGATGCTGTATCGGTGATGGTGGTGTCCCAGATAATGTCTGGTGATAACACCCCGGATAATACCAAAATATGAATGATCAATAAAACTAAAAGGGCAATCAGTAAAACATTTCCAATTCCCCGTGAGTTGATCTTAAGTTTCATCGGATCCCCCTTTATTTTTGTGAATTTGTGATTACTTTCTAGTTTAATATAAACAGAGATGAAAAGCAAAAACTTTTTGAATTTACGTAAAAGTCTTTTACTTGATATTATTCCCATTAGAAGATATAATACGCTAAGGAAAGTGAGGAATTAATGAAAAAGAAAAAATATCTCGCGCTTTTTTTGGTTGCGCTGTCGGTTATGCTCTTGTTTACAGGCTGCAATAAAGGAAAATACGGAGAAGACACCAAGACAAAATCAGAAGAAATAGCCCGTTCTCTGGTACAAACGCTGGCTGAAGGAGACTATGTCAGGGCCGCTTACGATTTTCCATACACCACTAAGGCAAAGGAAGAGCTGAACGCCCAATCGCTTGAAACACTCTGGAAAGGGCTGTCCGGGGAAAAAGGAAACTTTATCGAGATAGTGGGTCTGGAGAATGATAACTGGGATAAAGAGCTGAGAATTACAGTAGACTGTTCCTTTGAAAAGGGGACAGCGAAGCTTGTGATGGAGTTTGACAGGACGGTAAAAATAAAATCAATCTATCCTGGTTGAGAGTGAAAAAAACGGATATATTGGTCTGAGAGATGAATAATTTCTAAACACAGGGGTATACTTCTTATTAAGATATTCGATGATTTATGAACCGTTAAGGAGAACAATGATGAGAAAAAATGAAGAAAATAAAAATATTGCTGTAATTTATTGGAGCAATAGTGAAAATACAGAAATTATGGCCGAAAAAATTTCCAATGGCATTGACGAGGCCGGTCAAAAAGCAGATCTTTACAATGTAAGCCAGTTTCCGATCGAACAGATTGCGGATTATGACAAAGTGGCCCTTGGCTGTCCCTCCATGGATGGTGAAGCCCTTGAAAAGAACACTTTTGAACCATTTTTTGAAGAAATAGAATCAAAACTGAAAGGAAAAAAGGTGGCGCTCTTTGGCTCTTATGGATGGGGAAACGGCGAATGGATGCGCGACTGGGAAGACCGGATCGGACATACCGGCGCGCGTTTGTTTGATGAAGGCCTGATGATCAAGGAGTTTCCAGACGATGCCGGCCGGCATGCCTGCGTTGAGTTTGGCAAAGCCTTTGCAAGCTTTTAAAAAAAAGACAGGAAATTTAATTCCTGTCTTTTTTTAGATCGGTTTCCTGTTCCGGATGGCACTGGGCAGCGTGTGAGCAACCGCTACAGCCGCAGCCACAGCCGGACTGGCCGCTTCTGGCCTTTTTCACCTGGTTATAGACAATCAGTGCCATGGGAATAAAAACAATGGCAGCAATAATAAAGGTTGCTAAATTCATAGAGTCACTTCCTTACTGGTTAGATTCATAAAAGTAAGTTTTATTTAACTTATAATCATAGTTTAAACGCTCTAATCTGTTTTGTCAAGGGGAGGCAGAGGGATTTAAGTCTGGTTTCATTTTGACAACCGTGGAGCAGTAGGCTATAATAAATGCAGACACAGCAAATTGTTTGCATATACACGGAATTGAAACAGATATTTATGGATAAACGTAAATCTTAAAGAAGTCTGATAAAGTGGATGCCGGTAAGAGATGGTTTTACGGGAATAGCTTCGGATAAGGAACTGGCTGAGATGGGAATTAACTCAAGCCAGCATTTTTTGTGGTAAAAATCTGCGAGGAGCCAGGAATCATCCAGGACAATACAGTGCCTGATCTATCTGAACCCCAATAATATTAACTGAGGAAACGCCCAGCTGGCCAAGAAGGGATTTATAACCAGAAAAACAAACAGCCGTGATAAACGGATCAGCTGTCTTTCCCCACTGAAAAGGCAAGGGCCAGCTATCAGAAAATAAAAACGTTTTGGATTTTTTGCGGTAGAGAAGCATAGACGAAAGGTAACAAAATGGAAGAAATAAAACGTATTACAATTTATCTCGGTCTGGAGGAATATCCTCTGGAGTTCATCACGTTGGCGCCCATGTCGCCAGACGAGGCTGATATTATCACTGAGATGGGAGAACGCTTTTTTAGGGATATTAACCCGGAAATGATGGATGAATACGTGATGGAGGACAAGCTGAACCGCTTTTATGACGAGGTTCGTTTAAGGACTGAGGTGGAGCTTTTCTGCCCTTTATTTGAGAAGGAGACCATCGCAAATATTGAACGATTGATTGAGACGTATGAAGATTAAACATGTATTTATGAGATAAAAAGAAATATTGAATTTGAAAGGTTCGCTAAAAATGATTAAACTGATTTCAGCAGATATGGATGGTACGCTTTTAGACAGTAATAAGAAGCTCTCGCCAGAGCTTTTCCCGATGATTGAGGCCCTCACAGAGCAGGGAATCCGTTTTGCGGCAGCCAGCGGCAGACAGTACTACAATCTCGAGCATATTTTTGAGCCAGTGAAAGACAAGATGATTTTTATCGCTGAAAATGGCTCGGTGGTTTTTGAGCGGGATACGAACAGCTTTGCCAGTGTAATTGACAGGAAAACTGTCTGGGAAATTGTCAGAAAGATTCGGAAAATAGAGGGTGTCAGCCCTGTAATCTGCGGTTTAAAAGGCGCATACGCTGAGAGTGATGAGCCAGAGCTTATGGAAAATATCAAGATGTATTACCATCGGTACGAAATCATGGACGATATCCTGGAAACCGGTGACGACATCTGCAAGATTGCGGTTTACGACTATGTAAACGCAGAAACAAACTGTCATGCGCCGCTTGTGGAGGCCTTTGGCGAACAGATGGAGATCGCCGTTTCGGGTGAGCACTGGGTGGATATCTCTAATCCAGGCTGCAACAAGGGAACCGCCATCAGCAAGATTCAGGAAAAATACGGGATCGGCTATGAGGAAACCATGCTTTTTGGTGACTACCTTAATGATTATGAAATGATGAAAACCGGTAAGTACAGCTATGCGATGGAGAATGCTCATCCCCAGCTTAAGGAAATCTGTAATTACACCGCAAAATCCAATGATGAAAACGGCGTTGTGGAAGCAATAAGAGCATATTTCAACTAAAGACGGTCAGCGGCAGACGTTTTGAAAAGAGACGGACTGCCCTTTTTTATTGTAAAAAACAGCAGAAATTGAAAGAAAAATAATATAAAATGATTGCTTAAAAAGGAATAAAGACGTATAATAATGCATAAGGAAAACTAAATAAACAAATGCGGCATCCGGAAAGTGTTGGGAGCACTGTCCGGCTTGCGCAGGGTGACACTACCACCATACACAACGTCCCGTGGGGGCCGTACCGCATACTGATTATTATAGGCTATTTTTCTTCCAAAAACAAGAGAAGAGCCATATTTTTTGGTAGGCTTATTTGTGTAAGCATTTTTTCGCTTTGATGACTTTTAGCTGTGTATGGGTGTCGTGTCCCTGCACGGCTTTTTTTATGATGTTTCCTGTGTTTTGCCACCTGGTCAGCTTCTGGCTTGGCCGGGTGGTATTTTTTAGAAAGGCTCTCCAGAGTGTGAGAGCGGATAAGGGGGTGGACAGTATGCGTCAGAGTATATTAATTGTTGATGACATGGAACAAAACCGGAAGATTTTGGGAATGATGTTTCAGGACACCTTCGAGATTTTAGAGGCTGAAAACGGATATGAGGCCATGTGCTGTATACATAAAAATCAGGACATGCTGGCAGCGGTGCTGCTGGATGTGGTGATGCCGGTGATGGATGGCTTTGAGGTTCTTGAGCATTTGCAGGACGAGGCGTTGACTGAGGTGCTGCCAGTGGTCCTCATCACCGCGGAGGAGCCGGGAATGGCGGCACGCAGAGGCTATGCCCTTGGGGCTCTGGACATTTTAACAAAGCCCTTTGATCCTGTTGTGATAAAAAGACGGGTTTCAAACATTATTGAGCTGGGAAGCCGCAAAAAAGAGTTTAAAAAACTGAAAAATGAGGCAGAAAATGACGTCCTGACGGGGATTTTTAATCGAAAGGCCATGGAGGACCGTATCGGAACCATGTTATGCAATCCGGAAACCAGGTGCGGCGCTTTATGCTTTATCGATGTTGATAATTTTAAGACGATCAATGACAGCTTTGGACACCTGTACGGTGACGAAGTTCTGAAGCGGATGGCTGAAAATTTAAAGAGCTGTGCGCTGCCGGGAGATGCAGTAGGACGTATCGGCGGAGATGAATTTATGATTTTTTTCAGAAATTATCCCTCCGAGGAGCAGCTGGAGCAGAAGATTGCTAATATCTGTGAGAATTTCAGGCGTTACACGGCTGGAGGACAGATTACCGGCAGTATCGGCGTGGCGCGCTACCCTGAGGACGGGGATGGCTACGGCGTCCTTTTCAGCAAGGCAGACCAGGCCCTTTATCACCTGAAACGGTCGGGAAAGGATGGCTATCAGTTTTATAGTAAAGATTGCAGCAGCTTGCCCTTTCAGTCAGTGCTGACCTGTGTCGATGATGAGGTGGAATGAAAAAAATTTTGATTTAGTGGGATTTCCTCCCTGAGAGAATGGCTATTTTCTTTTAGATTTGTTATAATTGGTGGTATCTGTAAAATAACAATGAGCAAGAGGGATTTTCGTTTGCCTTCCGGCAGCGAGAGGCGCCCCATAGATTCAAGGAGGAAACATGTTAGATATCAAATTACTGCGTACGGATCCGGAGCTTGTGAAGGAGAACATCCGAAAAAAGTTTCAGGATGAAAAGCTGGTTCTGGTTGATGAAGTTGTGGAAAAAGACAGACAGTTCCGTGACTCCAAAGCACAGGGCGATGCCCTGAGAGCACAGCGTAACACCATCAGCAAACAAATTGGCGGTTTTATGTCCAAAGGTCAGAAGGATGAAGCTGAAAAGGCCAAAGCACAGGTGGTGGAAATCAACAAGCAGCTGGAGGATTTAGAGGCTCTGGAGGCAAAGCTTGAAGGAGAGATCCGGGAAAGAATGCTGGTGATTCCAAACATCATTGATCCATCTGTACCCATTGGCCGCGATGACAGTGAAAACGTAGAGGTTGAACGCTTTGGAGAGCCCGTGGTGCCGGAATACGAGGTGCCTTACCACATTGATATTATGGAAAAGTTCAATGGTGTGGATCTTGACAGTGCCCGTAAGACCAGCGGCAATGGCTTCTATTATCTGAGCGGTGATATCGCGAGACTGCACTCCGGTATTTTGTCCTACGCGCGGGATTTTATGATTGACCGCGGTTTTACCTACTATATTCCGCCGTTCATGATCCGCAGCGATGTGGTCACTGGCGTTATGAGTTTCTCTGAAATGGAAAACATGATGTACAAAATCGAGGGAGAAGATCTGTATCTCATCGGGACCAGCGAACACTCCATGATCGGTAAGTTCATCGATACCATTTTGGATGAAAACCAGCTGCCGCAGACCCTTACGAGCTATTCGCCCTGTTTCAGAAAAGAAGTTGGCTCACATGGAATTGAGGAGCGAGGCGTTTACCGTATCCATCAGTTTGAAAAACAGGAAATGATCGTGGTGTGCGAGCCGGAAGACAGCATGATGTGGTTTGAGAGACTGTACACCAATACCGTCGATTTTTTCCGTTCTCTGGATATCCCGGTGCGCACGCTCGAGTGCTGCTCCGGAGACCTGGCAGACCTGAAGGTCAAGAGTATTGATGTTGAGGCATGGTCGCCCCGTCAGCAGAAGTATTTTGAAGTAGGCAGCTGCTCCAATCTTGGTGACGCTCAGGCACGCCGTCTGGGCATTCGTGTCCGCAGCAAGGAAAAGGGAAAATACTTTGCCCATACGTTAAACAATACCGTGGTTGCGCCGCCGCGTATGCTCATTGCCTTCCTTGAAAATAATATTAACGAGGATGGAACCATTAATATTCCTGAACCGTTGCGCATGTACATGGGCGGTAAGGCAAAAATTCAGTAAATGTGCCGGGAGATGTATTGCAAGATACATCTCTTTTTTTATGATTTTTCCACCCGCCGATTGGGTAGATAAAGTAGTATCAACTTATGAAAGAGGTACCTGAAATGAAGCTGGCAAAAGAATACCAGGGACACTATATGGATGTAATCTACAGTGACGAACGGATACAGGGCATTATCAATGGGACCGGCGAGGTGGTAGATGGCCTCACAATGGGCGAAGTCATTGAAAAGTTTAAAAATCAGGTGAAGGCTCAGGAAGGGCGTTTTGCGGAATTTTAACAAAATCTTTAGGCTGTCGGCCTTGAAATTTAACGCGGAGGTGGTGTACAATGAGCTTGTTTCCAAGAACATCGCCTCTTTTTTAGTAAATAAGGGCGCTTAAGCATTTTCCCCAAACGAACATCCCGGCTGCACCCTGGGATGTTTTTTGCATAAAAAAAGTCCGGCGGCGCCGGACTTGGTCAATTATTCAGAAATGGCTGAGGCTGTTTCTTCAACAGCTTCTTCTGCTTTATCTCTCAGGCTTTTGCCGTCGGGTGCGCTTTCAGCGCTTTTATTTTTGAGCAGACTGAAGATCAGGACAGCCGCGCCAATGGCGGCAGCTGCGCGTAATAAACGTGCCATGGTTGATTCCTCCTTTATTTATGTTGTGTTCAGCTTTCTTTTCTTCCTAAACCAAGAATAAGCGATACGATGACAACGAGGATGATCGCTCCGACAATGGACGGAAAAACCGCCATTCCTGCAATCTGTGGTCCCCAGCTGCCTAAGAGCAGTTCACCGAGATATGAACCGATGATCCCGGCAACGATGTTGCCAACCCAGCCGGCTGGCAGTCTTCTGCTTGTTATAGCCCCGGCAATGGCACCAATGATGCCGCCGATAATTAAAACCCAAATCAGGTGGAACATAATTGTCACTCCTTTATAGTAATTTTGTATATATATATACCTATACGCAGAATTTCTAAACATTTTATAGCATTTTTATTTAAGCGCTAAAAAGAAGCAGGAAAAATTTAAAATCTGCTTGCAATAATGTATTTTCGTGTTAAAATAGTATGTAATTGATTTGCAGACGGTAGTCTTTATATTGAGGACAAATCCGATTGGCAAACTTAGGAGAAAATATGAATACCTTTATGAATAGCCTGGCCAGTACGGCCTGGACCATTGTTCCGATCATCTTAATTCTGTTTTTGATGGCCGGAATTATGTTTGTTTTTTACTTTAAAGCAAAGATGGAAGAAATGATGGCTTATGTTAAGAGTATCGCCATCTCGCTTGAAAAGCTGTCCAACCGGCAAAATGATAACCAATATTTTAAATAAACAGAAAAAGAGCGTATGTGGAGGAAAAAATGAATTTTGAACATGTGAAAAGAGAAGACCCGGAAATTTATGAGTTTATGGAAAAAGAGCTCAGACGGCAGCAGAGCCATATTGAGCTTATCGCTTCCGAGAACTTTGTTTCAGAGGCAGTGATGGAGGCCATGGGCAGCCATCTGACGAATAAATACGCCGAGGGTGTCCCCGGTGCGCGCTATTATGGCGGCTGTGTGTTTGTTGATGAGGTAGAGCGGATCGCAAGAGAGCGTGCGAAAGCGCTGTTTGGAGCCGACCATGCCAATGTCCAGCCTCATTCCGGAGCGCAGGCCAATACGGCAGTGTATTTTGCTGTGCTGGAGCCCGGCGATCTGGTATTAGGGATGCGACTGGATCAGGGAGGACATTTGACCCACGGCAGCAAAGTAAACCTTTCAGGAAAATACTTTAATTTTATATCCTATGGTGTCAGCCCAGATTCTGAAACCATTGACTACGAAGAGCTGGAACGGCTGATTGTCGAGAAAAAGCCTAAGCTGGTAGTAGTAGGCGCCAGCGCTTATCCGAGAGCCATTGATTTTGAGCGCATCTCAAAGGTCTGCAAAGCCAATGATGCCTTGATGATGGTCGACATGGCCCATATCGCTGGCCTCGTGGCAGCTGGCCTGCACCAGAACCCAGTGCCTTATGCCGATTTTGTCACCACCACCACTCATAAAACGTTGCGCGGTCCACGAGGCGGCCTTATCCTGTGTAAGGAAGCCTTTGCGGAAAAAATTGACAAGGCCGTATTCCCCGGTATTCAGGGGGGACCGTTGATGCATATTATCGCCGGAAAGGCAGTGGCTTTCAAAGAAGCTGCCAGTCCGGAATTTACAGAATACCAGAAACAGATCATTAAGAACGCCAAAGCATTGTGTGACGCACTTACCGACAAGGGCTTCCGGATTGTGTCCGGCGGTACCGACAACCACCTGATGCTGGTGGACGTCAGCGCTGTTGGCCTGACTGGTAAAGAGGCTGATGATATTCTGGGCAGTGTCAACATCACGGCCAACAAAAACGCTATTCCCTACGACAAGCAAAAGCCGACTGTCACAAGTGGTGTACGCGTGGGGACGCCGGCGGTTACCACCCGCGGTATGAAGGAAGAGGATATGTCCGTCATCGCAGACGCCTTTGAAGCGGCGCTGATCAAAAAAGACCTGGAGCTGGCAAAAGAAAAGGTAGCCTACCTGACCAAGAAATATCCTTTGTATGAATAAAAGAGAATTTGTTAAGATGCTGTCCATCAGCATCTTTTTTTGTTATAATGGTCTGAGTATGACTAAGGAGTGATTCTCGGGATGAAGGAA contains:
- a CDS encoding IS3 family transposase, producing the protein MAIQYFIEKKQWSINWMCRQLEISRAAYYKWLHRSVPEREAENLKLAELIKEYDERFCRILGYRRMTSWINHFNHTNYSKNRIHRIMKKLGIHSVIRKKKKTYHSSKPEATAENKLKRDFNAGKPNEKWATDVTEFKIPETGKKLYLSAIFDLYDRYPVAYVINRRNDNKLVFDTYDKAVEQNPEARPLFHSDRGYQYTSKVFQTKLQEQGMAQSMSRVGHCIDNGPTEGLWGIIKSEMYCMYKITDEGSLYSAIHGYMKFYANERPQDRFHCKTPSEVRREALASEAAIQYPISENKRLEAYKAKWCV
- a CDS encoding DUF3887 domain-containing protein, with protein sequence MKKKKYLALFLVALSVMLLFTGCNKGKYGEDTKTKSEEIARSLVQTLAEGDYVRAAYDFPYTTKAKEELNAQSLETLWKGLSGEKGNFIEIVGLENDNWDKELRITVDCSFEKGTAKLVMEFDRTVKIKSIYPG
- a CDS encoding flavodoxin, with the translated sequence MRKNEENKNIAVIYWSNSENTEIMAEKISNGIDEAGQKADLYNVSQFPIEQIADYDKVALGCPSMDGEALEKNTFEPFFEEIESKLKGKKVALFGSYGWGNGEWMRDWEDRIGHTGARLFDEGLMIKEFPDDAGRHACVEFGKAFASF
- a CDS encoding FeoB-associated Cys-rich membrane protein — protein: MNLATFIIAAIVFIPMALIVYNQVKKARSGQSGCGCGCSGCSHAAQCHPEQETDLKKDRN
- a CDS encoding HAD family hydrolase gives rise to the protein MIKLISADMDGTLLDSNKKLSPELFPMIEALTEQGIRFAAASGRQYYNLEHIFEPVKDKMIFIAENGSVVFERDTNSFASVIDRKTVWEIVRKIRKIEGVSPVICGLKGAYAESDEPELMENIKMYYHRYEIMDDILETGDDICKIAVYDYVNAETNCHAPLVEAFGEQMEIAVSGEHWVDISNPGCNKGTAISKIQEKYGIGYEETMLFGDYLNDYEMMKTGKYSYAMENAHPQLKEICNYTAKSNDENGVVEAIRAYFN
- a CDS encoding diguanylate cyclase, translating into MRQSILIVDDMEQNRKILGMMFQDTFEILEAENGYEAMCCIHKNQDMLAAVLLDVVMPVMDGFEVLEHLQDEALTEVLPVVLITAEEPGMAARRGYALGALDILTKPFDPVVIKRRVSNIIELGSRKKEFKKLKNEAENDVLTGIFNRKAMEDRIGTMLCNPETRCGALCFIDVDNFKTINDSFGHLYGDEVLKRMAENLKSCALPGDAVGRIGGDEFMIFFRNYPSEEQLEQKIANICENFRRYTAGGQITGSIGVARYPEDGDGYGVLFSKADQALYHLKRSGKDGYQFYSKDCSSLPFQSVLTCVDDEVE
- the serS gene encoding serine--tRNA ligase; its protein translation is MLDIKLLRTDPELVKENIRKKFQDEKLVLVDEVVEKDRQFRDSKAQGDALRAQRNTISKQIGGFMSKGQKDEAEKAKAQVVEINKQLEDLEALEAKLEGEIRERMLVIPNIIDPSVPIGRDDSENVEVERFGEPVVPEYEVPYHIDIMEKFNGVDLDSARKTSGNGFYYLSGDIARLHSGILSYARDFMIDRGFTYYIPPFMIRSDVVTGVMSFSEMENMMYKIEGEDLYLIGTSEHSMIGKFIDTILDENQLPQTLTSYSPCFRKEVGSHGIEERGVYRIHQFEKQEMIVVCEPEDSMMWFERLYTNTVDFFRSLDIPVRTLECCSGDLADLKVKSIDVEAWSPRQQKYFEVGSCSNLGDAQARRLGIRVRSKEKGKYFAHTLNNTVVAPPRMLIAFLENNINEDGTINIPEPLRMYMGGKAKIQ
- a CDS encoding GlsB/YeaQ/YmgE family stress response membrane protein; protein product: MFHLIWVLIIGGIIGAIAGAITSRRLPAGWVGNIVAGIIGSYLGELLLGSWGPQIAGMAVFPSIVGAIILVVIVSLILGLGRKES
- the glyA gene encoding serine hydroxymethyltransferase — protein: MNFEHVKREDPEIYEFMEKELRRQQSHIELIASENFVSEAVMEAMGSHLTNKYAEGVPGARYYGGCVFVDEVERIARERAKALFGADHANVQPHSGAQANTAVYFAVLEPGDLVLGMRLDQGGHLTHGSKVNLSGKYFNFISYGVSPDSETIDYEELERLIVEKKPKLVVVGASAYPRAIDFERISKVCKANDALMMVDMAHIAGLVAAGLHQNPVPYADFVTTTTHKTLRGPRGGLILCKEAFAEKIDKAVFPGIQGGPLMHIIAGKAVAFKEAASPEFTEYQKQIIKNAKALCDALTDKGFRIVSGGTDNHLMLVDVSAVGLTGKEADDILGSVNITANKNAIPYDKQKPTVTSGVRVGTPAVTTRGMKEEDMSVIADAFEAALIKKDLELAKEKVAYLTKKYPLYE